From a region of the Enterobacter cancerogenus genome:
- a CDS encoding MipA/OmpV family protein, producing MTKLKLLALGVLAATAVSTAQAESQWTVGAGVGVINSPYKQYDRDVYPVPVVTYEGDNVWFRGLGGGYYLWNDTSDKLSIMAYYDPTHFRPGDSDSRALRELDKRKGTLMAGLSYVHNTEYGFLRTALAGDTLDNSNGYIWDLAWLYRYNNGALTITPGIGVQYSSENYNDYYYGVSKNESRRSGLKSYDADDGWDPYLELSANYNFLGDWSVYGTGRYIRLSDEVKDSPMVDKSWSGIFSVGVTYKF from the coding sequence CCGCCACCGCAGTTAGCACCGCACAGGCGGAAAGTCAGTGGACCGTTGGTGCGGGCGTGGGAGTCATCAACAGCCCATACAAACAATACGATCGCGATGTTTATCCCGTTCCGGTTGTCACCTATGAAGGGGATAACGTTTGGTTCCGTGGCCTGGGCGGCGGCTATTATCTGTGGAACGATACGTCAGATAAACTCTCCATCATGGCGTATTACGATCCTACGCACTTCCGTCCGGGCGACAGCGACAGCCGTGCGCTGCGCGAACTGGACAAGCGTAAAGGCACCCTGATGGCGGGTCTCTCTTACGTCCATAATACCGAGTATGGTTTCCTGCGTACCGCGCTGGCAGGCGATACGCTGGATAACAGCAACGGCTATATCTGGGATCTGGCGTGGCTTTATCGCTACAACAACGGCGCGCTGACCATTACCCCGGGTATTGGCGTGCAGTACAGCAGCGAAAACTATAACGACTACTATTACGGTGTTTCTAAAAACGAATCCCGCCGCAGCGGCCTGAAAAGCTACGATGCGGACGATGGCTGGGATCCGTACCTGGAGCTGAGCGCCAACTACAACTTCCTTGGTGACTGGAGCGTGTACGGCACTGGCCGCTACATCCGCCTGAGCGATGAAGTGAAAGATAGCCCAATGGTCGACAAGTCCTGGTCGGGTATCTTCTCGGTGGGTGTGACCTACAAGTTCTGA